One Candidatus Tanganyikabacteria bacterium genomic window carries:
- the glk gene encoding glucokinase, with translation MDRRSGGRILPAEGSHGVILAGDVGGTKVLLRLGDGGGVLAEERYPSRDFGSLTEIVRAFLDAAGRGRPDRAAFGIAGPIDDNRCRATNLPWDVDGNRMGHDLGIARVRLLNDFEAVGRGLEVLDPDDIAVLNPPEPDPRGRIAILGAGTGLGEGFMVPCGGHEYAFVPSEGGHTDFAPRNDKEMGFLRFMLRVHRRVSIERAVSGPGIANLFHYLVDAGGKPAESVSREIAGGADIAAVVAGHAADRSCLVCVEAMDMFWNLYGAEAGNLALKVLPAGGIFLAGGIVAKNLAALRSGPFMAAYGFKGRMSDLVREFPVRAILNQKVGLLGAALVAERL, from the coding sequence GTGGATCGTCGATCCGGCGGCCGCATCCTGCCTGCGGAGGGTTCCCACGGCGTGATCCTGGCTGGCGACGTGGGCGGCACCAAGGTGCTGCTCAGGCTCGGCGACGGGGGGGGCGTCCTGGCCGAGGAGCGCTACCCGAGCCGCGACTTCGGCAGCCTGACCGAAATCGTCCGCGCTTTCCTGGACGCCGCGGGGCGGGGACGGCCCGATCGGGCCGCCTTCGGCATCGCCGGGCCCATCGACGACAACCGCTGCCGCGCGACCAACCTGCCCTGGGACGTCGACGGCAACCGCATGGGCCATGACCTCGGCATCGCACGGGTGAGGCTGCTCAACGATTTCGAGGCGGTGGGCCGGGGCCTGGAGGTGCTGGACCCCGACGACATCGCGGTGCTGAATCCGCCGGAGCCCGATCCGCGGGGCCGCATCGCGATCCTGGGCGCCGGGACGGGCCTGGGCGAGGGGTTCATGGTGCCGTGCGGCGGCCATGAGTACGCGTTCGTCCCGTCCGAAGGCGGCCACACCGATTTTGCCCCGCGCAACGACAAGGAGATGGGATTCCTCCGCTTCATGCTGCGCGTACACCGCCGGGTGTCGATCGAGCGCGCCGTGTCGGGCCCGGGTATCGCGAACCTGTTCCACTACCTGGTCGACGCCGGCGGGAAGCCGGCCGAGAGCGTCAGCCGGGAAATCGCGGGCGGAGCCGACATCGCCGCGGTGGTGGCCGGGCACGCGGCCGATCGCTCGTGCCTGGTGTGTGTCGAAGCGATGGACATGTTCTGGAACCTGTACGGCGCCGAGGCCGGCAACCTCGCGCTCAAGGTCCTGCCGGCCGGCGGAATCTTCCTGGCCGGCGGCATCGTCGCCAAGAACCTCGCGGCGCTGCGTTCCGGGCCCTTCATGGCCGCCTACGGCTTCAAGGGCCGCATGTCGGATCTGGTTCGGGAGTTCCCGGTGCGAGCGATCCTGAACCAGAAGGTGGGCCTGCTGGGCGCCGCCCTGGTGGCCGAGCGGCTGTAA
- the pgl gene encoding 6-phosphogluconolactonase — translation MMRGTVTVADDVAKVGAERFLACGREAIARDDGFYAGLSGGNTPRELYRRLQPNDLPWDTVDLFFGDERCVPRDHELSNFRMVRESLLDRVPVRAHFLHDPQEYEELLRVTLGERGRFDLLLLGMGEDGHTASLFPGSPALGEGKRWVVAAPGVPPAAERLTITPVLIRAAYHVVVLVSGERKARILADALEGPPGTLPVQLVGECQGEVEWIVDPAAASCLRRVPTA, via the coding sequence ATGATGCGCGGGACGGTCACGGTCGCGGACGACGTCGCCAAGGTCGGCGCCGAGCGCTTCCTGGCCTGTGGGCGGGAGGCGATCGCCCGCGACGACGGCTTCTATGCCGGCCTTTCGGGCGGCAACACCCCGCGGGAACTGTACCGGCGGCTGCAGCCGAATGATCTCCCCTGGGACACCGTGGACCTGTTCTTCGGGGACGAACGTTGCGTGCCGCGGGATCACGAACTCTCGAACTTCCGGATGGTGCGCGAGTCCCTCCTCGACCGCGTGCCGGTGCGGGCGCACTTCCTGCACGATCCGCAGGAGTACGAGGAGTTGCTGCGCGTGACCCTTGGAGAGCGCGGGCGCTTCGACCTGCTGCTGCTGGGCATGGGGGAGGACGGCCACACGGCGTCCCTCTTTCCCGGCTCCCCCGCCCTGGGCGAAGGCAAGCGCTGGGTCGTGGCGGCGCCCGGCGTGCCGCCGGCGGCCGAACGGCTGACCATCACGCCGGTCCTCATCCGCGCCGCCTACCACGTCGTCGTCCTGGTGTCCGGCGAGCGCAAGGCCCGCATCCTGGCGGACGCCCTGGAGGGGCCGCCCGGCACCCTCCCCGTTCAGCTCGTGGGCGAATGCCAGGGCGAGGTGGAGTGGATCGTCGATCCGGCGGCCGCATCCTGCCTGCGGAGGGTTCCCACGGCGTGA
- the zwf gene encoding glucose-6-phosphate dehydrogenase yields the protein MAEQREAERVVAATAPEAEPCLVVVFGASGDLTKRLLVPAFYNLACDGLLPDAFAIVGIAMDDMSTEAFRDRLDRDIRQFSTRREFDAARWEWLRSRVYYTPGEFADPAAFARLQDLVSQQDARHQTRGNLLFYMATPPGVFGAISRNLHAAGFKTAFPGWKRIIVEKPFGTDLQSAIALNREILTYWSEEQIFRIDHYLGKETVQNILAFRFSNGMFEPLWNHKYIDHIQFSVAEAVGVEGRGAYYERAGVLRDMIQNHMFQMLAYLCMEPPSSFAPEAIRNEKAKVLEAVRIMDAAAVARDTVRGQYGAGRGPDGKPVPGYREEPSVAPHSLTETYAAMKLHIDNWRWNGVPIYLRSGKRLWKRGTEIIVQFQKAPEVIFRHTPVAHLGHNRLIFHIQPDQGIELRFHAKEPGPQMSLQQVNMRFDYSQAFVATRAIGYEVLVYNCMKGDATLFSRTDLVESAWRIAQPILDHWKTEPAEFPSYAAGTWGPKEAFELLERDQRRWVEIPNRETLEKVPLFDGCDASLLASLIMVLKPIAARPGDVIFRKGDLGRDMYLISRGAVDVIDDDYNVLATLCEGDFFGEIGLLLATPRTATIRARTYCDLFLLQRADFAHVLAERPHLAETLMNVANERYDLTAGVQ from the coding sequence ATGGCCGAACAACGAGAAGCAGAGCGCGTCGTAGCGGCTACGGCGCCGGAAGCCGAGCCATGCCTGGTCGTCGTGTTCGGCGCTTCGGGCGACCTGACCAAGCGCCTGCTCGTCCCGGCGTTCTACAACCTGGCCTGCGACGGCCTCCTGCCAGATGCGTTCGCCATCGTCGGAATCGCCATGGACGACATGTCCACGGAGGCGTTCCGCGACCGCCTGGACAGGGATATCCGCCAGTTTTCCACCCGCCGCGAGTTCGACGCGGCGCGCTGGGAGTGGCTCCGATCGAGGGTCTACTACACGCCGGGGGAGTTTGCCGATCCGGCCGCCTTCGCGCGGCTGCAGGATCTGGTCTCCCAGCAGGACGCCCGCCACCAGACGCGCGGCAACCTGCTCTTCTACATGGCCACGCCCCCGGGCGTCTTCGGCGCCATCTCCCGCAACCTTCACGCCGCCGGCTTCAAGACCGCGTTTCCGGGGTGGAAGCGCATCATCGTCGAGAAGCCATTCGGCACCGACCTGCAGTCGGCGATCGCGCTGAATCGCGAGATCCTGACCTACTGGAGCGAGGAGCAGATCTTCCGCATCGACCACTACCTGGGCAAGGAAACGGTGCAGAACATCCTGGCCTTCCGGTTCTCAAACGGGATGTTCGAGCCGCTGTGGAACCACAAGTACATCGACCACATCCAGTTCAGCGTGGCAGAGGCGGTGGGTGTCGAGGGCCGCGGCGCCTACTACGAACGGGCAGGGGTCTTGCGCGACATGATCCAGAACCACATGTTCCAGATGCTCGCGTACCTGTGTATGGAGCCGCCGTCGTCCTTCGCGCCCGAGGCGATCCGCAACGAGAAGGCCAAGGTCCTCGAGGCGGTGCGCATCATGGACGCCGCCGCCGTGGCGCGGGACACCGTGCGCGGCCAGTACGGCGCCGGCCGCGGGCCGGACGGCAAGCCGGTCCCCGGCTACCGCGAGGAGCCGAGCGTGGCGCCCCATTCGCTCACCGAGACCTACGCCGCGATGAAGCTCCACATCGACAACTGGCGCTGGAACGGCGTGCCCATCTACCTGCGCTCGGGCAAGCGGCTCTGGAAGCGCGGCACCGAGATAATCGTGCAGTTCCAGAAGGCGCCCGAGGTCATCTTCCGCCACACGCCGGTCGCGCACCTCGGCCACAACCGCCTGATCTTCCACATCCAGCCGGATCAGGGCATCGAACTGCGCTTCCACGCCAAGGAACCCGGGCCGCAGATGAGCCTGCAGCAGGTCAACATGCGCTTCGACTACTCGCAGGCCTTCGTCGCGACGCGGGCCATCGGCTACGAAGTGCTCGTCTACAACTGCATGAAGGGCGACGCGACGCTCTTCTCCCGCACCGACCTGGTCGAATCCGCCTGGCGCATCGCCCAGCCCATCCTCGACCACTGGAAGACCGAACCGGCCGAGTTCCCCAGCTACGCCGCCGGCACCTGGGGGCCCAAGGAGGCGTTCGAACTGCTGGAGCGAGACCAGCGGCGCTGGGTCGAGATCCCCAATCGCGAGACCCTGGAGAAGGTGCCGCTCTTCGACGGCTGCGACGCCTCGCTGCTCGCCTCGCTGATCATGGTGCTCAAGCCCATCGCCGCCAGACCCGGCGACGTCATCTTCCGCAAGGGCGATCTCGGCCGCGACATGTACCTGATTTCGCGTGGCGCGGTGGACGTGATCGACGACGACTACAACGTCCTGGCCACCCTGTGCGAAGGCGACTTCTTCGGCGAGATAGGCCTGCTGCTGGCCACGCCGCGCACGGCCACGATTCGCGCCAGGACGTACTGCGACCTGTTCTTGCTGCAGCGCGCCGACTTCGCGCACGTGCTGGCCGAACGCCCGCACCTGGCCGAGACCCTGATGAACGTGGCGAACGAGCGGTACGACCTGACGGCCGGAGTACAGTAG
- a CDS encoding MASE1 domain-containing protein, translating to MRLQGAGLHELARWVVLAGVYVAASRVGLSIATLHENVTAVWPPSGIALAAVLVLGPGIWPGIWLGALLANLATSVSPWAALLISLGNTLEAVGGALLLRMLVPDGRFLGGVRETFSFILACCLAAPAVAATIGVAALGLAEEGLSLSRSALWITWWVGDALGILTLAPVLAFRPDAPPVLADVRRRAAEAAGIAVLTAVACGLAFGPWLEAGDPLRRAYLVLPGLVWAALRFSILGAAYGTALTATLAIWGTVSGFGVFAHSVRNESLLSVQLFVGVVAIMQLVLGATAGERRRWEAETRLLAADLERQVRNRTHALEDALAAASRAETKFRGLVESAPDGVILVDARGTILLANLQMEPLFGYRPDELVGRGVETLVPDRFRERHAMIREAYLQSPRSRTTSSMAPDRPDLIGCRKDGSEVPLEITLSPVVAPDGSTLTIAAIRDVSAAKRREELLRESIEEKNTLLREIHHRVKNNLQIASSLLQLQAEGAGIPAELARILVDSQNRLRAMALVHESLYRSRNLARIDMHDFIDSLGRMVALSTTDYREPPIALRIEAEHAWLPADIATPLGLVINEALANGYAHAFPPPATGTIVVEFAARGDRWILTIRDDGRGLPPDLDIANTRTLGLRLIQALGRQVGAAVSIRSDRGTLVEISLPCVAARPA from the coding sequence ATGAGACTTCAAGGCGCGGGCTTGCACGAATTGGCGCGGTGGGTGGTCCTGGCCGGCGTCTATGTCGCGGCCTCCAGGGTCGGTTTGTCGATCGCGACCCTGCATGAAAACGTGACGGCTGTCTGGCCGCCGTCGGGCATCGCTCTCGCCGCCGTCCTGGTCCTGGGGCCTGGCATTTGGCCCGGGATCTGGCTTGGAGCCCTGCTTGCCAACCTCGCGACCTCCGTTTCCCCTTGGGCCGCGCTCCTCATCTCGCTGGGAAACACGCTCGAGGCCGTCGGGGGGGCACTCCTCCTCCGGATGCTGGTGCCAGACGGCCGCTTCCTCGGGGGAGTGAGGGAGACATTCTCCTTCATTCTGGCTTGCTGCCTGGCAGCTCCCGCGGTCGCCGCGACCATCGGGGTGGCGGCCCTCGGCCTGGCCGAAGAGGGCCTCTCCCTGTCTCGCAGCGCGCTCTGGATCACGTGGTGGGTCGGAGACGCCCTCGGCATCCTCACGCTGGCTCCCGTTCTCGCATTCCGGCCCGATGCCCCGCCCGTGCTGGCCGATGTCCGGCGCCGGGCCGCCGAGGCGGCGGGGATCGCGGTGCTGACCGCGGTAGCCTGCGGCCTCGCGTTCGGGCCATGGCTGGAAGCGGGCGACCCATTGCGCCGGGCCTACCTCGTCCTGCCCGGCCTGGTGTGGGCCGCGCTCCGGTTCTCCATACTCGGCGCCGCATACGGCACCGCGCTGACCGCGACCCTCGCAATCTGGGGCACCGTGAGCGGCTTTGGCGTATTCGCCCACTCCGTGCGAAACGAGTCCTTGCTCTCGGTTCAGCTCTTCGTGGGCGTCGTCGCGATCATGCAGCTCGTCCTGGGTGCGACCGCCGGCGAGCGCCGGCGTTGGGAGGCCGAGACGCGGCTCCTGGCGGCCGATCTGGAGCGGCAGGTGCGAAACCGTACCCACGCCCTCGAGGACGCTCTGGCGGCTGCAAGCCGTGCCGAAACGAAGTTCCGCGGGCTCGTCGAATCGGCACCCGACGGCGTGATCCTGGTGGACGCCCGCGGGACCATCCTCCTGGCGAATCTCCAGATGGAACCGCTGTTCGGGTATCGGCCCGACGAACTGGTGGGACGCGGCGTGGAGACCCTGGTGCCGGATCGCTTTCGTGAGCGACACGCCATGATCAGGGAGGCGTACTTGCAATCGCCGCGCTCCCGGACCACCAGTTCGATGGCGCCCGACAGGCCCGACCTGATCGGCTGCCGGAAAGACGGCTCTGAAGTGCCCCTCGAGATCACCTTGAGCCCCGTGGTGGCACCCGACGGCTCCACGTTGACCATTGCGGCGATCCGCGACGTCAGCGCGGCCAAACGCCGGGAGGAATTGCTCAGGGAGTCCATCGAGGAGAAGAACACGCTCCTCCGGGAGATCCACCACCGCGTCAAGAACAACCTCCAGATCGCCTCCTCCTTGCTTCAGCTGCAGGCGGAAGGTGCCGGGATCCCGGCTGAACTCGCCCGGATCCTGGTTGACAGCCAGAACCGCCTCCGCGCGATGGCCCTGGTACACGAATCCCTGTACCGCTCGCGCAACCTGGCCCGCATCGACATGCACGATTTCATAGATAGCCTCGGGCGAATGGTCGCCCTCTCGACCACCGATTACCGCGAACCGCCGATCGCGCTGCGAATCGAAGCCGAGCACGCCTGGCTCCCCGCCGACATCGCGACCCCCCTCGGCCTGGTGATCAACGAGGCGCTTGCTAACGGCTACGCTCACGCCTTTCCGCCGCCGGCAACCGGGACGATCGTCGTGGAGTTCGCAGCCCGCGGCGACCGCTGGATACTGACGATTCGCGACGATGGCCGGGGCCTGCCGCCGGACCTCGACATCGCCAACACCCGGACTCTCGGCCTTCGGCTCATCCAGGCCCTCGGCCGGCAAGTGGGCGCTGCTGTCTCCATCCGCTCCGATCGCGGGACCCTCGTCGAGATCTCGCTACCGTGCGTAGCGGCCCGTCCCGCCTAG
- a CDS encoding PAS domain S-box protein: MPARILVVEDEAIVAMGIASTLANLGHKVVSVVATGTEALDAAARLRPDLVLMDVVLSGPMDGIEASERLRQMHGIPVVYLTAYSDAATLGRAKETEPYGYIVKPFQEKDLEIAIDMALYRHDADRRIAHAERRFAAVFDQAFQYIAVLTPEGLVTEANRSLHEALGASAPQFEGRPLWRASWWKDAPQELERVRQGIRQAAAGLPVRLESCVSGLRAPEVCLDVSIKPLTDRAGAVTGVLFEARDVTDLKRAHQALARRTAELEDARKLAVLGESLRLSEERLRAIAQNAPIVLFVIDHAGRIGQLEGRSEELIGLPAPDVIGRPVEDVFADNPRFVESFRRALAGETLRDVVGHAGKYFDVWFSPLLGAAGTVDGAIGVMGVGSDITERRELEEQLRSQLERLREVEQLKQDFVDAVTHELRTPLAVIVGYSELVGEVGPLTPQQRGFLEMIARASRRQEILVNSLLDYARIEAGTFELRREDSDLRRVVTDVVAFLRPLADEAGVALEGHVPDSDLPVRIDPVRIEQVVTNLVANAIKFTPRGGSVRVRAHRDAGHAVCEVADTGTGISEVDLPRLFVRFSQLREGKQRGGTGLGLAISKVIVEAHGGTIGVMSRVGEGSTFFFTLPEGAASQGVATPWGEGLEPPADG, from the coding sequence ATGCCCGCAAGGATTCTCGTCGTCGAGGACGAGGCCATCGTCGCGATGGGCATCGCGAGCACGCTCGCCAACCTGGGCCACAAGGTCGTGAGCGTGGTGGCCACCGGCACCGAGGCGCTCGATGCCGCAGCCCGGCTGCGGCCCGACCTCGTCCTGATGGACGTCGTGCTGTCGGGTCCCATGGACGGCATCGAAGCCAGCGAGCGGCTCCGGCAGATGCACGGTATCCCGGTCGTGTACCTGACCGCATACTCGGACGCGGCCACGCTCGGCAGGGCCAAGGAGACTGAGCCGTACGGTTACATCGTCAAGCCGTTCCAGGAGAAGGATCTCGAAATCGCGATCGACATGGCCCTCTACCGGCACGACGCCGACCGGCGAATCGCGCACGCGGAGCGCCGTTTCGCAGCCGTGTTCGACCAGGCGTTCCAGTACATCGCCGTGCTGACGCCGGAAGGCCTGGTGACCGAAGCGAACCGGTCTCTCCACGAAGCCCTTGGCGCGAGTGCCCCGCAATTCGAGGGACGCCCGTTGTGGCGGGCGTCCTGGTGGAAGGATGCACCGCAGGAACTCGAGCGGGTTCGCCAGGGCATCCGCCAGGCGGCAGCCGGCCTGCCGGTCAGGCTGGAATCATGCGTCTCCGGGTTGCGGGCGCCCGAGGTATGCCTCGACGTCAGCATCAAGCCGCTGACCGACCGGGCCGGGGCAGTCACGGGAGTGCTGTTCGAAGCGCGAGACGTTACCGACCTCAAGCGCGCGCACCAGGCCCTGGCCAGACGGACCGCCGAGCTGGAAGACGCCCGCAAACTGGCCGTCCTTGGCGAGTCGCTCCGCCTCAGCGAGGAGCGGCTGCGGGCGATCGCGCAGAACGCCCCGATCGTGCTGTTCGTCATCGACCACGCGGGAAGGATCGGCCAGCTGGAGGGGCGGAGCGAGGAGCTGATCGGGCTGCCCGCCCCCGACGTGATTGGCCGGCCGGTCGAGGACGTCTTCGCGGACAACCCTCGGTTCGTAGAGAGTTTCCGGCGGGCGCTCGCGGGCGAGACGCTTCGCGACGTCGTGGGGCATGCCGGAAAGTACTTCGACGTCTGGTTCTCCCCGCTGCTCGGTGCTGCCGGAACGGTCGACGGGGCGATCGGCGTGATGGGCGTGGGATCCGACATCACCGAGCGCCGGGAGCTGGAAGAGCAGCTGAGGAGCCAGCTCGAACGCCTGAGGGAAGTCGAGCAGCTCAAGCAGGACTTCGTGGATGCGGTGACTCACGAACTCCGGACACCGCTCGCCGTCATCGTCGGCTACAGCGAACTCGTCGGTGAGGTGGGCCCGCTAACCCCACAGCAGCGCGGGTTCCTGGAGATGATCGCGCGCGCCTCCAGGCGGCAGGAGATCCTCGTCAACAGCCTCCTCGACTACGCCAGGATCGAGGCGGGCACCTTCGAACTCCGCCGCGAGGACTCCGACTTGCGGCGAGTCGTCACGGACGTGGTCGCGTTCCTGCGGCCCCTGGCCGACGAGGCGGGAGTAGCTCTCGAAGGCCACGTCCCGGACTCGGATCTGCCGGTGCGAATCGACCCGGTACGGATCGAGCAGGTCGTGACCAACCTGGTCGCCAACGCCATCAAGTTCACGCCCCGCGGCGGTTCGGTTCGCGTGCGCGCCCATCGGGACGCGGGCCACGCGGTCTGCGAGGTCGCCGACACCGGGACCGGCATCTCGGAGGTCGATCTGCCCAGGCTCTTCGTTCGGTTTTCCCAGTTGCGGGAAGGCAAGCAGCGCGGGGGAACCGGCCTGGGCCTCGCCATCAGCAAGGTGATCGTCGAGGCCCACGGGGGCACCATCGGTGTCATGAGCCGCGTGGGCGAGGGCAGCACGTTCTTCTTCACGCTCCCGGAGGGGGCGGCTAGCCAAGGAGTCGCGACCCCCTGGGGCGAGGGGCTGGAGCCTCCGGCCGACGGGTGA
- the gnd gene encoding decarboxylating 6-phosphogluconate dehydrogenase: MQIGMVGLGKMGFNMAMRLLNDHQVVGYDSVGDTAAKLAAMGATQATSLQDLVARLAAPRVVWVMVPSGDPTEGTVAALLDLLEPGDVLVEGGNSNYRDSIRRAEAARARGVRYLDAGTSGGIWGLQNGYCLMVGGDADAFAYAEPIFKTLAPPEGYLHAGPGGAGHFAKMIHNGIEYGMMQAYAEGFEILEKSRYDYDLGKLSHLWNQGSVVRSWLLELAEAAFAKDSHLAGIKGWVADSGEGRWTVTEAIDLDVPAPVLTASLQARFRSRQEESFAAKVCAALRNEFGGHAVKSAAQV, translated from the coding sequence ATGCAGATCGGTATGGTCGGCCTCGGGAAGATGGGCTTCAACATGGCCATGCGCCTGCTGAACGACCACCAGGTCGTCGGCTACGATTCGGTGGGCGACACGGCGGCGAAGCTTGCCGCCATGGGCGCGACGCAGGCGACCAGCTTGCAGGACCTGGTGGCCAGGCTGGCCGCGCCGCGGGTCGTGTGGGTCATGGTGCCCAGCGGCGATCCCACCGAGGGCACGGTGGCCGCGTTGCTGGATCTGCTGGAACCCGGCGACGTGCTCGTCGAGGGCGGCAACTCCAACTACCGGGATTCCATCAGGCGGGCCGAGGCCGCCCGGGCGCGCGGCGTGAGGTACCTGGATGCCGGTACGAGCGGCGGCATCTGGGGCCTGCAAAACGGCTACTGCCTGATGGTCGGCGGCGACGCCGACGCATTCGCCTATGCCGAGCCGATCTTCAAGACCCTGGCCCCGCCCGAGGGCTACCTGCACGCGGGGCCCGGCGGCGCCGGCCACTTCGCCAAGATGATCCACAACGGCATCGAGTACGGCATGATGCAGGCCTACGCCGAGGGCTTCGAGATCCTGGAAAAATCCCGCTACGACTACGATCTGGGCAAGCTGTCGCACCTCTGGAACCAGGGGAGCGTGGTGCGCTCTTGGCTGCTGGAGCTGGCCGAGGCGGCGTTCGCCAAGGACTCGCACCTGGCGGGCATCAAGGGCTGGGTGGCCGACTCGGGCGAGGGGCGCTGGACCGTGACCGAGGCGATCGACCTGGACGTGCCGGCGCCGGTGCTGACCGCGTCGCTGCAAGCCAGGTTTCGCTCGCGGCAGGAGGAGAGCTTCGCCGCCAAGGTGTGCGCCGCCCTGCGCAACGAGTTCGGCGGCCATGCGGTGAAGTCCGCGGCGCAGGTGTAG
- a CDS encoding inner membrane CreD family protein produces the protein MMLKRLAAILLIYVFTCIAWGILGATIFARTHSLDTALKGAVAQIWGNVQTQLQPSLSYKVPRLQEVKRTENGRTVTETKTVWDTVDLPISSSSIDVKLHLDPRQKGLLWYATYRVAFAGRYQVVNDTGAPRRITFVYSFPAHSAVYDDFRLMVGDQERKQLTLGGGLVTAGFDLAPGASQVVSVAYTTQGLDQWWYDFGENVHQVRNFALAMATDFDKIDFPPQSISPTAKEKIAGGWRLTWAFTNLLTSVKIGLTMPQKLNPGPWVGQVTLTAPISLFLFLFFMFVVTSLRKIPLHPMHYFFLSAAYFSFHLLLAYLVDHLSIEASMAIASVVAVLLTTTYMRLVVDNRFAFGEVAIAQLVYLVLFSYTFFLEGYTGLAITILGIATLLVVMQMTGRLDWDEVFGRKGPA, from the coding sequence ATGATGCTGAAACGACTGGCCGCGATCCTGCTGATCTACGTGTTCACCTGCATTGCGTGGGGCATTCTGGGCGCCACGATCTTCGCCCGCACGCATTCGCTGGACACGGCGCTCAAGGGGGCGGTGGCCCAGATCTGGGGCAACGTCCAGACGCAGCTCCAGCCGAGCCTGAGCTACAAGGTGCCGCGCTTGCAGGAGGTGAAGCGCACCGAGAACGGGCGGACGGTCACCGAGACCAAGACCGTCTGGGACACCGTGGACCTGCCCATCTCCAGTTCCAGCATCGACGTCAAGCTCCACCTCGATCCGCGGCAGAAGGGCCTCCTCTGGTACGCCACCTACCGGGTGGCGTTCGCCGGACGCTACCAGGTGGTCAACGACACGGGCGCGCCCCGGCGCATCACCTTCGTCTACTCGTTCCCGGCGCACAGCGCGGTGTACGACGATTTCCGCCTCATGGTCGGCGACCAGGAGCGCAAGCAACTTACGCTCGGCGGCGGCCTGGTGACCGCGGGGTTCGACCTCGCGCCGGGGGCAAGCCAGGTCGTGTCGGTGGCTTACACGACGCAGGGCCTCGACCAGTGGTGGTATGACTTCGGCGAGAACGTCCACCAGGTGCGGAACTTCGCGCTCGCCATGGCAACCGACTTCGACAAGATCGACTTCCCGCCGCAGAGCATCTCGCCCACCGCCAAGGAGAAGATCGCCGGCGGCTGGCGGCTGACCTGGGCGTTCACCAATCTCCTGACCAGCGTCAAGATCGGCCTGACGATGCCGCAGAAGCTCAATCCGGGCCCGTGGGTCGGGCAGGTGACGCTGACGGCTCCCATCAGCCTCTTCCTCTTCCTGTTCTTCATGTTCGTCGTTACGTCGCTGCGCAAGATCCCGCTGCATCCGATGCATTACTTCTTCCTGTCTGCGGCCTACTTCAGCTTCCACCTGCTCCTGGCCTACCTCGTGGATCACCTGTCGATCGAGGCGTCCATGGCGATCGCGTCGGTCGTGGCGGTCCTCCTCACCACCACCTACATGCGCCTGGTGGTGGACAACCGCTTCGCCTTCGGCGAAGTGGCGATCGCGCAACTGGTCTACCTGGTGCTGTTCTCCTATACGTTCTTCCTGGAGGGCTACACCGGCCTGGCCATCACGATCCTGGGCATCGCCACGCTGCTCGTGGTCATGCAGATGACGGGCCGGCTTGACTGGGACGAGGTCTTCGGGCGCAAGGGCCCGGCCTGA